In a single window of the Flavivirga spongiicola genome:
- the lptC gene encoding LPS export ABC transporter periplasmic protein LptC, whose translation MNKARTYNILNIVTVIITVTMFFSCNDNFNQVQKIGVSENEPIGIAENINLKYTDSGRVTANLLSAKMFDYSNSDFPFNEFTGGITLYVFDKENKKSTVVSDYAIVYDKTDLIDLQGHVVITTHDGNVLKTEQLYYDQKREWLFTNVPVAFTTKQDVINGNGFDSNSKFTNAEVLEVTGIISLDD comes from the coding sequence ATGAACAAAGCACGTACATATAATATATTGAACATAGTCACAGTAATTATTACTGTGACTATGTTTTTTTCATGTAATGACAATTTTAATCAGGTACAAAAAATTGGTGTTTCGGAAAATGAACCTATTGGAATTGCTGAAAATATTAATTTAAAATATACAGACTCAGGTAGAGTGACAGCAAATCTTTTAAGCGCTAAAATGTTTGATTATTCGAATAGTGACTTTCCTTTTAACGAATTTACAGGGGGGATTACATTATATGTGTTCGATAAGGAAAATAAAAAAAGTACTGTGGTTTCAGATTATGCGATAGTATATGATAAGACCGACCTTATAGATTTGCAGGGACATGTTGTTATTACCACGCATGATGGAAATGTTTTAAAGACAGAACAGTTATATTATGACCAAAAAAGAGAATGGTTGTTTACTAATGTTCCCGTAGCGTTTACAACAAAACAAGATGTTATTAATGGCAACGGTTTTGACTCTAATTCAAAATTTACAAATGCCGAAGTACTAGAGGTAACTGGAATTATTTCGCTTGACGATTAA
- a CDS encoding hemolysin family protein, whose product MSIYAIIIIASLILSAFFSGMEIAYVSSNKIHIEIEKKQAGIFAKVLRKLTAKPSKFIATMLIGNNIALVIYGFFMGDLLVNWFQTILPTSYGFLNYMLTDLNLLTQTVISTIIILITAEFLPKVFFQIYSNTLIKILAIPAYVFYVLFSFISDFVIWISDFVLKYFFKTEGDQIQLAFTKVELGNYISEQMESVEAHEEVDTEIQIFQNALEFSEVKAREVMVPRTEIIAVEINDSIKSLNTLFTETGCTKILVYKETMDDILGYVHSFELFKKPKDIKSMMLPVEFVPETVLIKDVLGVLTKKRRSIAIVLDEYGGTSGIMTVEDIVEELFGEIEDEHDTVDLIEEVVDDVTHKFSARLEVDYINETYKINLPESENYETLGGLIVNHTEEIPAQNDIVKIEAFQFTILEVSNTKIDMVELKRLEED is encoded by the coding sequence ATGAGCATTTATGCTATTATTATAATTGCATCATTAATTCTTTCTGCCTTTTTCTCAGGTATGGAGATTGCTTATGTGTCTTCAAATAAAATTCATATTGAAATTGAAAAAAAACAAGCAGGTATATTTGCTAAAGTTTTAAGAAAACTTACTGCTAAACCTTCAAAGTTTATAGCCACCATGCTTATAGGTAATAATATAGCATTGGTTATATATGGGTTTTTTATGGGAGACTTGTTGGTAAATTGGTTTCAAACGATACTACCGACATCATATGGTTTTTTAAACTATATGTTAACCGATTTAAACTTACTAACACAAACCGTAATATCTACAATTATTATTTTAATAACTGCAGAGTTTTTGCCTAAAGTATTTTTTCAAATTTACTCGAACACATTAATTAAAATCTTGGCAATTCCAGCCTATGTGTTCTATGTCTTATTCTCTTTTATATCAGATTTTGTTATTTGGATATCAGATTTTGTGCTTAAATATTTTTTTAAAACAGAAGGCGATCAAATACAATTAGCGTTTACAAAAGTAGAACTTGGTAATTATATAAGCGAACAAATGGAATCTGTTGAAGCACACGAGGAAGTTGATACAGAAATTCAAATTTTTCAAAATGCACTTGAATTTTCCGAAGTAAAAGCAAGAGAAGTCATGGTACCTCGTACCGAAATTATAGCTGTAGAAATTAATGATTCTATTAAATCGCTTAACACGCTATTTACCGAAACAGGATGTACTAAAATATTGGTCTACAAAGAAACTATGGATGATATTTTGGGATATGTGCACTCTTTTGAATTATTTAAAAAACCCAAGGATATTAAGTCCATGATGCTACCTGTTGAATTTGTACCTGAAACAGTACTTATAAAAGATGTATTGGGCGTGCTTACAAAAAAACGAAGAAGTATTGCGATTGTTTTAGATGAATATGGAGGCACATCGGGTATTATGACTGTTGAAGATATTGTTGAAGAACTGTTTGGTGAAATTGAAGATGAGCACGATACAGTAGATTTAATCGAAGAAGTTGTAGATGATGTTACGCATAAGTTTTCTGCACGTTTAGAGGTTGATTATATTAACGAAACTTATAAAATAAATTTACCTGAAAGTGAAAATTACGAAACACTTGGAGGTCTTATTGTTAATCATACCGAAGAGATTCCAGCTCAAAATGATATTGTAAAAATTGAGGCGTTTCAATTTACAATTTTAGAAGTATCAAATACTAAAATTGATATGGTAGAACTTAAACGTTTAGAAGAAGATTGA
- a CDS encoding peptidylprolyl isomerase, with product MAVLNKIRQRSLFLILIIAMALFSFVLADLFKNSDALTSKSQNIVATINGKDITREDFMQKVEAAQRQAGPNATNTQVMNRVWEQEVRKAIMQTQYDELGISVEKDQMRDLLKTSLATSPEFLNEAGLFDENKLNEYIANLKETSQQAYASWINYEKSVAASGLQQNYFNLVKAGLTGTLAEGELEHKLEGNKVDIKFVQVAYAAIKDSLVEVSKSDISNYINKNKKEYEVDASRDIKFIQFNEVASVEDENAIKAELNVYLNGRFVDETGRKDTIVAFSKVKDNEDYINTNSDTKFDNRFVFKSGLPTAVADTIYNLEVGGVYGPYKDNGHFKISKVVAVKQIPDSVKVRHILIPFIGSQSAAPEVTQTEAEAKVTADSLLTVIKSNRSKFPELVKEFSSDKGSVEKEGRYDWHPYNTMVSEFNDFEFEGKTGDLGVVKTVFGFHIIEIEGQTDKIKAVQVGTITRKIEPSEATTAKVFRDASNFEIKAREGDFEALAKEGSYTVRPVNGIKVLDESIPGVGNQRPIVRWAFEEDLEIGAVKRFNIPNGYVIAQLVAQHEEGLMSVEDATAKVLPLVRKEKKAKMIRDRVSAKTLEDLATAENTTVRSASAINMKSPTISGAGREPLVVGTAFGLNEGETSKLIDGENGVYMIQVTKVTPAVELDSYQAAANRVEQQKINVVNSKLYNALKEAAEIEDNRAKTQVQ from the coding sequence ATGGCAGTTTTAAATAAGATTAGACAACGCTCACTATTTTTAATATTAATAATAGCAATGGCGTTATTTTCTTTTGTATTAGCAGATTTATTTAAAAACAGTGATGCACTTACTTCAAAATCACAAAATATTGTTGCTACTATAAATGGTAAAGATATTACACGTGAAGATTTCATGCAAAAAGTAGAAGCTGCACAAAGACAAGCTGGACCAAATGCGACAAATACTCAAGTAATGAATAGAGTATGGGAGCAGGAAGTTAGAAAAGCGATCATGCAAACTCAATATGATGAGTTAGGTATTTCTGTTGAAAAAGATCAAATGAGAGATTTGTTAAAAACATCTTTGGCTACAAGTCCTGAGTTTTTAAACGAGGCAGGTCTTTTTGATGAGAATAAATTAAACGAATACATTGCCAATTTAAAAGAAACTTCTCAACAAGCTTATGCTAGCTGGATTAATTACGAAAAATCTGTTGCGGCAAGTGGACTACAACAGAATTATTTTAATTTAGTTAAAGCCGGTTTAACAGGTACTTTAGCTGAGGGCGAATTAGAACATAAATTAGAAGGTAATAAAGTTGATATCAAGTTTGTTCAAGTAGCTTATGCAGCTATTAAAGACAGTTTAGTTGAAGTTTCTAAATCTGATATTTCTAACTATATCAATAAAAATAAAAAAGAATACGAAGTTGATGCATCTAGAGATATTAAATTTATACAATTTAATGAAGTAGCATCTGTTGAAGATGAAAATGCTATTAAAGCAGAACTTAATGTTTATTTAAATGGCAGGTTTGTTGATGAGACTGGGAGAAAGGATACCATAGTTGCTTTTTCTAAAGTTAAGGATAACGAAGATTATATTAACACAAATTCAGATACTAAATTCGACAATCGCTTTGTGTTTAAGTCAGGATTGCCAACAGCTGTTGCAGATACTATTTATAATCTTGAAGTAGGAGGTGTTTACGGACCATATAAAGATAATGGTCATTTTAAAATATCTAAAGTAGTTGCTGTTAAACAAATTCCGGATTCAGTAAAAGTAAGGCACATTTTAATTCCTTTTATAGGATCTCAAAGTGCGGCTCCTGAGGTTACACAAACTGAAGCAGAAGCAAAAGTAACTGCCGATAGTTTATTAACGGTTATTAAATCTAATCGTTCTAAATTTCCAGAGTTAGTAAAGGAATTTTCTTCAGACAAAGGAAGTGTAGAAAAAGAAGGCCGTTACGATTGGCATCCTTATAACACCATGGTTTCGGAATTTAATGATTTTGAGTTTGAAGGTAAAACGGGAGATTTAGGTGTTGTTAAAACAGTTTTTGGATTTCACATTATAGAAATTGAAGGTCAGACAGATAAAATCAAAGCAGTACAAGTAGGAACCATAACTAGAAAGATAGAGCCATCTGAAGCAACGACTGCAAAAGTATTTAGAGATGCCTCAAACTTTGAAATTAAAGCAAGAGAAGGAGATTTTGAAGCATTAGCAAAAGAAGGGAGTTATACTGTACGTCCTGTAAACGGTATTAAAGTTTTAGATGAGAGTATTCCGGGTGTTGGAAATCAAAGACCCATTGTGCGTTGGGCTTTTGAAGAAGATTTAGAAATTGGAGCTGTTAAACGTTTTAATATTCCTAATGGTTATGTGATTGCGCAGTTAGTTGCCCAGCACGAAGAAGGCTTAATGTCTGTTGAAGATGCTACAGCTAAAGTATTGCCTCTTGTTAGAAAAGAAAAGAAGGCTAAAATGATTAGAGATAGAGTATCTGCTAAAACGCTTGAAGATTTAGCAACTGCTGAAAATACAACCGTGAGATCTGCATCTGCAATAAACATGAAAAGCCCAACTATTTCGGGAGCAGGAAGAGAGCCTTTAGTTGTTGGAACTGCTTTTGGACTAAATGAAGGAGAAACGTCAAAATTAATTGATGGAGAAAACGGTGTTTACATGATTCAAGTTACTAAAGTAACGCCAGCTGTAGAACTTGATAGTTACCAAGCTGCTGCAAATAGGGTAGAGCAACAAAAGATAAATGTTGTTAACTCGAAACTGTATAATGCTTTAAAAGAAGCTGCAGAAATTGAAGATAACAGAGCAAAAACGCAAGTTCAATAA
- a CDS encoding GYDIA family GHMP kinase, whose amino-acid sequence MKSYYSNGKLLLTGEYTVLDGALSLAVPTKYGQSMQIEIITEPILGWTSLDDNETVWFETTFKITNNEISHGVYLERSRKVRNDNTVSERLIQILNAAKRLNPNFLNTKNGFRITTKLDFPRHWGLGTSSTLINNIAQWAGVDAYKLLEMTFGGSGYDIACAQHNTPITYQLIHGRPFGKPIDFNPPFKDHLYFVYLNKKQNSREGIKHYNANKAHLKTVIEDINNITSQIMTSNSLEDFETLLIQHEEIISKLTKQKAIKTLLFNDFKGSIKSLGAWGGDFILATSKENPSLYFNQKGFETVIRYTDMVL is encoded by the coding sequence ATGAAGTCTTACTACAGTAACGGAAAACTTTTACTTACTGGGGAATATACAGTTCTTGACGGTGCACTTTCATTAGCTGTTCCAACAAAATACGGACAATCTATGCAAATTGAAATCATTACCGAACCTATACTTGGGTGGACAAGTTTAGATGACAATGAGACCGTTTGGTTTGAAACAACTTTTAAAATTACAAATAATGAGATTTCTCACGGAGTTTATCTTGAGCGAAGCCGAAAGGTTCGAAATGACAATACCGTTTCTGAAAGGCTTATTCAAATTTTAAATGCAGCAAAACGACTTAATCCTAATTTTTTAAACACTAAAAACGGGTTCAGAATTACTACTAAATTGGACTTCCCTCGACATTGGGGATTAGGGACTTCTTCTACATTAATAAATAATATAGCACAATGGGCAGGTGTTGATGCATATAAGTTATTAGAAATGACTTTTGGGGGTAGTGGTTATGATATTGCATGCGCGCAGCATAACACTCCTATTACTTATCAATTAATACATGGTAGACCATTCGGTAAACCCATAGACTTCAATCCTCCTTTTAAAGATCATTTATATTTTGTGTATTTGAATAAAAAACAAAATAGCAGAGAAGGTATTAAACATTATAATGCCAATAAAGCGCATTTAAAAACTGTTATTGAGGACATTAACAATATCACTTCACAAATAATGACCTCTAACTCTTTAGAAGATTTTGAAACCTTATTAATACAACACGAAGAAATAATATCCAAACTAACTAAGCAGAAAGCAATTAAAACACTTTTATTTAACGATTTTAAAGGGAGTATTAAAAGCCTTGGCGCTTGGGGAGGTGATTTTATCTTAGCCACTTCTAAAGAAAACCCAAGTCTTTATTTCAATCAAAAAGGTTTTGAAACTGTAATTCGTTATACGGATATGGTATTATAA
- a CDS encoding hydroxymethylglutaryl-CoA reductase, degradative, producing the protein MSKSIAGFSKLSKSKKIDWIVETYFSNTEDAKRILKQYWNTDEKLQQLHDEFIENTITNYYLPLGVAPNFLINDKLYTIPMAIEESSVVAAASKAAKFWLERGGFKTRVISTTKIGQVHFIYKGDFEKLKQFFSKTKPKLIQDSKSITANMEKRGGGIIDIELRDKTDDINNYYQLHASFETLDAMGANFINSCLEQFATTFKNEALMFDAFSVEEKQIDIVMSILSNYVPNCLVRVEVSCKVEDLSENNAVSGEALANKFIQAVNIAEVEPYRAVTHNKGIMNGIDAVVLATGNDFRAVEAGVHAYASRHGKYSSLTHAKIENGIFTFWMEIPLALGTVGGLTGLHPLVKLALELLHKPSAKELMQIVAVAGLAQNFAALRSLTTTGIQQGHMKMHLMNILNQFEANNEEKQTITEYFKTNVVTHSAVVEAINKLRVKN; encoded by the coding sequence ATGAGTAAATCTATTGCTGGTTTTTCTAAGCTATCTAAATCTAAAAAAATCGATTGGATTGTTGAGACTTATTTTTCTAACACAGAAGATGCGAAACGTATTTTAAAACAATATTGGAATACCGACGAAAAACTACAACAGCTTCATGACGAATTTATTGAAAACACTATAACCAATTATTATTTACCGCTTGGTGTAGCTCCTAATTTTTTAATAAACGACAAGTTGTATACTATACCTATGGCTATTGAAGAGAGCTCAGTAGTAGCAGCGGCCAGTAAAGCGGCCAAATTTTGGTTAGAGCGAGGTGGATTTAAAACGCGTGTTATTTCTACAACTAAAATTGGTCAGGTTCACTTTATTTATAAAGGTGATTTTGAAAAATTAAAACAATTCTTTAGTAAAACAAAGCCTAAGCTTATACAAGATTCTAAGTCTATTACAGCGAACATGGAAAAACGCGGTGGTGGTATTATTGATATTGAGCTACGTGATAAAACAGATGATATAAACAATTATTATCAGCTCCATGCTTCTTTTGAAACGCTTGATGCGATGGGTGCCAATTTTATAAATTCTTGCTTAGAACAGTTTGCTACGACCTTTAAGAACGAAGCATTAATGTTTGATGCTTTCTCTGTGGAAGAAAAGCAAATAGACATCGTTATGAGTATTTTATCTAACTATGTTCCTAATTGTTTAGTACGTGTCGAAGTAAGTTGCAAAGTTGAAGATCTAAGTGAAAATAATGCTGTATCTGGTGAAGCTCTTGCTAATAAGTTTATACAAGCTGTTAATATCGCCGAAGTGGAGCCTTATCGTGCCGTTACGCACAACAAAGGTATTATGAACGGCATTGACGCTGTTGTTTTAGCAACAGGGAACGATTTTAGAGCAGTGGAAGCCGGTGTGCATGCATATGCATCTAGACATGGAAAATATAGTAGTTTAACACATGCTAAAATTGAAAATGGCATATTTACTTTTTGGATGGAAATTCCATTAGCATTAGGAACAGTTGGCGGACTTACAGGCTTACATCCCTTAGTAAAATTAGCATTAGAATTGTTACATAAACCATCGGCTAAAGAACTTATGCAAATTGTGGCTGTAGCTGGTTTAGCTCAAAACTTCGCAGCACTCCGCTCACTTACCACTACTGGCATTCAACAAGGCCATATGAAAATGCATTTAATGAATATTCTTAATCAGTTTGAAGCTAACAATGAGGAGAAGCAAACGATAACTGAATATTTCAAAACAAACGTTGTAACCCACAGTGCGGTTGTTGAAGCGATTAATAAGCTAAGAGTAAAAAATTAA
- a CDS encoding S9 family peptidase, with protein MKFSRLSFCICFFTTLFLSAQTKEITLESIWNGSFRTERMDVLHSMANGQQYSVLNFDRQSRTTTIDIYDYKTLKKVKTLVNSGSLEAVQFFSDYTFSGDENKVILATNETAIFRRSTLGNYYVYNVNDGAITLIDEDKIQEPAFSPDGNKVAFAKANNLYVKDLQSGETTQITFDGKKNAVINGITDWVYEEEFAFVRAFEWNAASNKIAFIRFDEANVPEFSMDVYGEGLYQTQQVFKYPKAGEANSTVSLHIHDLNKKETKEVKLNKAYSDFYIPRIEWTNDSDILSAHYMNRHQNELDLWMINAKNNTSNLVLAEKDTAYIDVTDNLTFLKDNSFIWTSEKDGFNHIYHYDKNGKLINQITKGNWEVTNYYGYDEKTNKIFYQSVENGSINRDVYAIKLNGRNKTRLTKSEGTNNASFSADFSYFINTFSSASTPPEYTLNSAASGNLIKSIKDNDVLSQNLSDYKTSKKVFSTIHVNGNDLNMWMIKPADFDASKQYPLFMTQYSGPGSQSVSNSWNSANDYWFQHLAQQGYVIVCVDGRGTGLKGAAFKKVTQNELGKYEVEDQIAAAKQLGELPYIDASRIGIWGWSYGGFMSSNCLFKGNDVFKMAIAVAPVSSWRFYDSIYTERYMTTPQENASGYDDNSPINHVDKLKGDFLLVHGSGDDNVHLQNTMRLAEALIQADKQFDWAVYPDKNHGIYGGNTRLHLFKKMTHFINDKLGDKIEKQKENEVKEIKIKG; from the coding sequence ATGAAATTCTCAAGATTGTCTTTTTGCATTTGTTTTTTTACAACACTTTTTTTATCAGCTCAAACAAAAGAAATTACCCTCGAATCCATTTGGAATGGTTCCTTTAGAACGGAAAGAATGGACGTTTTGCATTCTATGGCAAACGGACAACAATATTCTGTTTTAAACTTTGATAGACAATCACGAACAACAACTATTGATATTTACGATTATAAAACTTTGAAAAAAGTTAAAACTTTAGTGAATTCAGGTTCACTGGAGGCTGTACAGTTTTTTTCTGATTATACCTTTAGTGGTGATGAAAATAAAGTGATTCTAGCAACCAATGAAACAGCCATTTTTCGTCGTTCTACCTTAGGAAATTATTATGTTTATAATGTAAATGATGGAGCCATAACTTTGATTGACGAAGATAAAATTCAAGAGCCAGCATTTTCACCAGACGGAAATAAGGTTGCTTTTGCAAAAGCTAATAATTTATATGTAAAAGATTTGCAATCTGGTGAGACGACTCAAATAACTTTCGATGGTAAAAAGAATGCTGTAATTAATGGGATTACAGATTGGGTTTACGAAGAAGAGTTTGCGTTTGTTCGTGCTTTCGAGTGGAATGCTGCAAGTAATAAAATAGCATTTATACGATTTGATGAAGCCAATGTGCCAGAATTCTCAATGGATGTTTATGGTGAAGGCCTTTACCAAACGCAACAAGTGTTTAAATATCCAAAAGCCGGGGAAGCAAATTCGACAGTGTCATTACACATTCATGATCTAAACAAGAAAGAAACCAAAGAAGTTAAATTAAACAAAGCCTACAGCGATTTTTATATTCCGCGTATAGAATGGACTAACGATTCGGATATTTTAAGTGCACATTATATGAATAGGCACCAAAACGAATTGGACCTATGGATGATAAACGCCAAAAATAATACATCAAACTTAGTTTTAGCTGAAAAAGATACTGCCTACATAGACGTTACAGATAACCTAACCTTTTTAAAGGACAATAGCTTTATCTGGACCAGTGAAAAAGATGGGTTTAATCATATTTATCATTATGATAAAAATGGGAAACTAATTAATCAAATAACCAAAGGAAATTGGGAAGTCACTAATTATTATGGTTATGATGAAAAGACAAATAAAATTTTCTATCAATCGGTTGAAAATGGTTCCATTAATCGAGATGTATATGCCATTAAATTGAATGGACGCAATAAAACAAGATTAACAAAAAGCGAAGGCACCAATAATGCTTCTTTTAGTGCTGATTTTTCTTATTTCATTAATACCTTTTCAAGTGCTTCTACACCACCAGAATATACTTTAAATAGTGCCGCTTCAGGAAATTTAATTAAAAGTATAAAAGATAATGATGTATTATCACAAAACCTTTCAGACTATAAAACATCTAAGAAAGTATTCAGTACCATTCATGTTAATGGAAATGATCTTAATATGTGGATGATTAAACCAGCTGATTTTGACGCATCAAAGCAATATCCATTATTTATGACTCAATATTCCGGACCAGGTTCGCAATCTGTTTCAAATAGTTGGAATAGCGCGAATGATTATTGGTTTCAGCATTTAGCACAGCAAGGTTATGTTATTGTATGTGTTGATGGTCGTGGAACAGGATTAAAAGGTGCTGCGTTTAAAAAGGTGACTCAAAATGAACTTGGAAAGTACGAAGTAGAAGACCAAATAGCAGCTGCAAAACAATTGGGCGAACTACCATATATTGATGCATCCAGGATAGGAATTTGGGGATGGAGCTATGGTGGTTTTATGAGTAGTAATTGTTTGTTTAAAGGGAATGATGTTTTTAAAATGGCTATTGCAGTGGCGCCTGTAAGTAGTTGGCGTTTTTATGACTCTATCTATACTGAGAGGTATATGACGACCCCTCAGGAAAATGCTAGTGGATATGATGATAATTCTCCTATAAATCATGTCGATAAGTTAAAAGGGGACTTTTTATTAGTTCATGGGTCTGGTGATGATAATGTGCATTTACAAAATACCATGCGTTTAGCAGAAGCATTAATTCAGGCAGATAAGCAATTTGATTGGGCGGTATATCCAGATAAAAACCATGGGATTTACGGTGGTAATACCAGATTGCATTTGTTTAAAAAAATGACACATTTTATCAATGATAAACTTGGTGATAAAATAGAAAAGCAAAAAGAAAACGAAGTAAAAGAAATAAAGATTAAAGGATAA
- a CDS encoding peptide MFS transporter gives MSNSTTIKQKELFGHPIGLYVLFFTEMWERFSYYGMRAILVLYLVAQTQAENAGLGWTNGDALSLYGTYTMLVYVMSIPGGWIADKFLGQKKSVLYGGLLLVAGHSILAVEEMWAFYTGLGLIIAGVGMLKPNISTMVGGLYQQGDIRRDKGFTIFYIGINVGAFLSSLIVGYVGEVHGWHYGFGLAGIGMALGLIQYVVGQKHLKHVGNFLGTSENKEEKEAMKKPLTKIEKDRIVVLFISFLLVIVFWGAFEQAGGLMNIYAKENTNRMLMGWEVPASWFQSLNAMFIIFLGTSVALYWASRKLKGKVSSSLFKMIVGLIIMGTGFFFMSAAASEFNSTGASAMYWLVLAYLFHTVGELCISPVALSYITKLAPVKYASLMMGVYFAMTGFGNKLAGLLGESAEGLGEFTVFTGIAVFCVLFGGLVMVFRKKLEKLTHGAEDNEHVIHDEAEGFELADV, from the coding sequence ATGTCAAATTCAACTACAATAAAGCAAAAGGAATTATTTGGGCACCCAATAGGATTATATGTGCTGTTTTTTACCGAAATGTGGGAACGCTTTTCATACTATGGAATGCGAGCCATATTGGTGCTATATCTAGTAGCACAAACGCAAGCAGAAAATGCAGGATTAGGATGGACAAATGGAGATGCCTTATCGCTTTATGGAACTTATACCATGTTGGTTTATGTTATGTCTATACCTGGAGGATGGATTGCAGATAAATTTTTAGGTCAGAAAAAATCTGTTCTTTATGGAGGCTTACTTCTTGTCGCCGGACATAGTATATTGGCTGTAGAAGAAATGTGGGCATTTTATACAGGTTTAGGTTTAATCATTGCAGGAGTAGGGATGCTAAAGCCAAATATTTCAACCATGGTTGGAGGTTTATATCAGCAAGGAGATATAAGAAGAGATAAAGGATTTACCATTTTTTATATTGGTATTAATGTTGGCGCTTTTTTATCAAGTTTAATTGTTGGTTATGTAGGAGAAGTGCATGGTTGGCATTATGGTTTTGGATTAGCAGGAATAGGTATGGCTTTAGGATTAATACAATATGTTGTGGGGCAAAAACATTTAAAACATGTCGGAAATTTTTTAGGAACTTCTGAAAATAAGGAAGAGAAAGAAGCTATGAAAAAACCTTTAACCAAAATAGAAAAAGATAGAATTGTGGTGCTATTTATATCTTTTTTATTAGTTATTGTATTTTGGGGAGCCTTTGAACAGGCTGGTGGTTTAATGAATATATATGCAAAGGAAAATACCAATAGAATGTTAATGGGATGGGAAGTACCAGCGTCTTGGTTTCAGTCTTTAAATGCTATGTTTATTATCTTTTTAGGAACTTCAGTAGCATTATATTGGGCAAGTAGAAAATTAAAAGGAAAAGTATCTAGCTCTTTATTTAAAATGATAGTTGGGTTAATCATCATGGGTACAGGCTTCTTTTTTATGTCTGCTGCAGCTTCAGAATTTAATAGTACAGGAGCTTCTGCTATGTATTGGTTAGTTTTAGCCTATTTGTTTCATACAGTCGGAGAGTTATGTATTTCACCAGTTGCATTGTCATATATCACAAAACTCGCTCCAGTTAAATATGCGTCGTTAATGATGGGGGTTTATTTTGCAATGACTGGTTTTGGTAATAAGTTAGCTGGGCTTTTGGGAGAATCTGCCGAAGGTTTAGGCGAGTTTACTGTATTTACAGGAATTGCTGTTTTTTGCGTTTTATTTGGAGGCTTAGTTATGGTATTCCGTAAAAAATTAGAAAAACTTACACATGGAGCTGAAGATAATGAACATGTAATTCATGATGAAGCTGAAGGTTTTGAATTAGCAGATGTTTAA